Part of the Camelus bactrianus isolate YW-2024 breed Bactrian camel chromosome 23, ASM4877302v1, whole genome shotgun sequence genome, ttgtaaatattgctgctatgaacattgaggtgcacgtatctttttgaattaaggttccctctggatatatgtctaggagtgggattgttggatcatatggtaagtctatttttagttttttgaggaatctccgtaatgttttccataatggctgtattaaactacattcccatcaacagtgtgggagggttcccttttctccacactctctctagcatttactgtttatagacttttgaatgacggccattctgactggtgtgaggtgataccttgtagttttgatttgaatttctctgataattaatgatactgagcattttttcatgtgtctattggctatttgtatgtcttcagtaAGGAGTATTTTGGAGTTCCCAAATAGGATGAAGCTCATGctaagaatgaaaaaatgaatatcATGATTCTGTAATAATGACTTAGTGAAAGGGAGATTTATAAGAAGGAGTTGGAGAGGAGTAAATTTATTGAGCATACAAGTTTCTCTAACTCTAAAAACtatcattttttcatttcaccATGTCATGATAATCCTCAGTTTGACTTGCTTCCTCCTTCTGGATCTTATTGAAGCTGAAGGATATTGGGCATGAAGTATCTGGCCAGTTTTTTCTTATTCTGAGCTGACATTATattgggaaaggaaaaaatctgATGCTGTTGCACTTATTTTGAAAGTGGACAAGTTGaggctttcattttcaattttaattccAATAAGAAattacacattctttttaaaaatctccctcCAGCCTACACACAATATAGATTAGAGTGGATCCCAACAGAGATACAGCAGAGGGTGAGCGCACAGGCAAAAAAGATGGTGAATCAACTCTATAGCTAGTATTTgcagagaaaagtaaaaaaaaaaggaagtctctGAAGTAATTTAGTGATAACTTTATGGGATTAAAGACTGTACTTAAAGTGAATTCATAAAACAGGATCTAAAAGAAACAAGTAATAAGGACCTTGAATCAAGAAGCCCACACCTGCCAGTCTACGTGGAATGCCAGAAGCATGTCCAAAAGAGACTGtaacattaaaatgtaatagGAGACTGAGCTCAAAATGCACTACATGATTTACTGCATATATTTTTGTTGAGTGATTTGCACATACTTCCCATGATAAGAGGTGGGTCCCATGACTCCCAGTCTGTTCTTCTCTCATCCACGTTGACTTCTGTATTAGtctcctattgctgctgtaacagattaccTAAACTTAGTGGTTTTaccaatacaaatttattatcttatagttcagTAGGTAGTTCAGTAGGTAGTTCAGAAGTCCTAAATGGCTCCTGTTGGGCTAAAATGGAGGTGCATATTCCTTTCTGAAAACCCTAGGGAAGAATaagttttcttgctttttccacCTCCTAGAGGCTGCCCACACTCCTGCATCCCTGGCccctttcatcttcaaagccagtaatAGCCAGTCAAGTCTTTCTCACATTGCGTCACTCTGACACTGACTCTTCCGCCTTCCTCTTTCACATTTAAGGACTCTTATGATTACATTGGGTAATCCAGGATAAGCTCTATTTTAAAGTCAgatgattagcaaccttaattccatctgcggCCTTTATTCCTCTTTGTTGTGTAATATGTGAaaattctggggattaggacttggACAACTTTGGGTAGGGATACATGATTCTAACAACAGCTAGgaagttaaaaaattaagtgcCCTAATTAATGTTCTGTATAATAGTATGACAGGGAAGACCTTTCCTGAGCTGTAAAGCTTCTTATCCCTGGTCTCTTATACACATTAAACCATCTGAGAAACCAAGATTTATTTTGTTACCACAGGATATGTGGATATTAAGTTAATTTAGGAGTCATATATGAGAAGAGGAATTTTGTAGCCGTCTCTAAAACTTCTCATGGTATAACTGAAGCAAATGAAACCCAGAGAGATTCCTGGTTCTTGATGTCACAGAAAGCCATTATTAGAACATCAAATTACTTctactttctctgctttctcaatgcAATATTATTATCAACAGTTATTTACTATATAATTAGAGGAATGAAAAACTTGAAAAGTCATTTGCCTTAAGTTATtgtttgaaatagaaaaataaaaataactacctTAAATTGTATGTCAATCCTGGGCTAGGAATACAGTAGGTAGTACTGTTTTCATAACCTTTTCAAGATGGGGCTCTTATTAACCACActgctagaaagtggcagagcccagatttGCCCAACTCCAAAGCCCATACCCTGGCTGCAAGCATCTAGCCAGTCCACCACCATGGTATTATCATCAGGATGTGAGAAGTCATGTTCTTGACTTGTAAGATCTAAATTAAGTAATTTACCTTAGAAATTCACAATTGTTTTATAATTCCCAAGGATATGTCCAACTATTTCAAGTGATGCTGtaaatttctaaacataaaatAGAAGTCATATTCTAAATTAACCTATTTATGTGAATTCACTTTATTAAGACTGCTTATAATATATAACATCTCTTAAAAGAATTAATAGGAGAAAAGGGAGAGCTGAATCAATCTAGTTGGTGTTAAACTCCCCAAAGTTGGAACTTTAATACAATTATATTGTTTCTAACAttcaaaatctctctctctctttaaaagcAGGCATTTTCTGACTTAAACAGCaattcatataactcaatatttagaatatttctcAATAGTGGTAAGTCAAGTCTAAGTAAAACAATACCATGATAATGTTACagaaaacagacattttaaatGGTAGATTTCAGAGTGTGGGTGAAAAGAGACATTCTTGTCCTTTGCATCAtctccaactatttttttttgtttgaggaTAAGATTGTTTACCCATTGGccttttttccttgcttttttcagAGTACTATGTAAGTGTTTTCCACTCCTTCAAGAGCGTGCAAAACATACCCCACCCTGTGTTTTGTGAATGTTGCCATCTGAACAGATATTGAGTAACAGCCAGGGAAAAAGCCACACCATGATGCTTCCACATCGTCTGTTGGGAACAATCAGGAACATGAAAGGGCAAGTGAATGCTATCTGGACAGAGTCCATTGTACAGAGACATAGAGGCAGGAGAAGCCAAAGCACTAGAGGCTGAGGCACAGGACCAGTCCGAGCTGCTTCTGTGTTTTCAGTGATGAGTCAGTTAGGATGAAACTGATTGGTAAGTGAACTGAGGATAACTGTCCCTGTGTGCTTTATTTTATCAAATAACAATctattttctgaagtttttccCATGGGGTCAGCTCATAGACAATTTGGCCATTTTATTATTCTGAGCAAATTCACATAGACTGCTGAAATACATTCTACTTAATGGAGGGAGAGTAGACTGGGAAATGAGGGAGTAAGTCTAAAAATGGGCAATGGAATCTGAGTTACATgcataaggaaggaaataaaataggagGTGAAAAATAGTGATGAGGTTTGAGAAATCAATAGATTCAGTGAAACTGAAGAGTTAGATGTTAGTGTGAGTACTAAAATAGGTGAGCTGGAAGTGTTGGTAATAAAGGAAAATGATTGAAATCAAGTTTTTGGAAATGGTGCAGTAATTAATGATGAGATAGAAGTATGTATAATCATGGGAAATATGGTAGAAGAAGGCAACACTGGAATGGAGAAGGACAAGGCAGAGAGGCCAGGCAGGATTTTAAATACATGGTCCATGTGGACATTGAAACCCCCAAGATGTCAAGAGTAGAGTAGGAAAGACAATGTACTAGGTATCAATGACTTGCTCAACTGAGTGTAATCTCTCCCTCTTTGAACTTTTAACTCTGTACCTCCTTAGTAACTCATCTTGTTCTTTGACTTTTTTGTacttggttttttttcttctaagatgaAGCAATGAAAACAAGTATGTTGCTGTCTCCTACAGCACAAAGCACAGGTTTTCTAATacaatgttgaatgaataaaagattaTCAATAGTGACCCTAGGAAGCCTCTGTATGACTGAAGGCAGAACCATTTCATTAAGGGCAGGTCCAGTTTGGAATAGACAGGAGAATACAAAACAGTGATCTATTTTGAATATAACAACGCTTTAGAGAAATCATATCATATGACAAAGATATGCAGAaacaagtaaaatttattttagaactgatttttcaatttttaaatagtacaaaaataaacagacattTGTTTCAActtaattttacataaattaatttAATCATACATTTGTCTGAGGCACCAAAGCATTCAATACATATTCCAAATTCCCAGATTCAGTCAGATATTAACAAatcagtttttttatttttattttatttttttaaatcaggttttttAATCAGTGAAGTTGATAGTTTTTTATACAAGCCCTTCTACTACTGACTTTCTTAACCATAACCCCttttatgtttaatataaaatcttaaaagttccCCTGAGTTATTTCTCTATAATgaactttcattttcttcctctgccaAAGAGGCATGCTTTTCAATTATTTACATAAATACTGATGTTATCTGTAATCAGTGCTGGATAATATTAAGACCCACAGTGCTTTGCAGACTGTCTTCCCCAGAAAGTTACTGTTGAATGAATTCATGAAACACCCACAGGTCCTTCAAAAATGTACAAAACGTCAGTCTTACAGCACATCCAGGCCAATGGAACACAATGTTCTCTGTGGGCTGGAGTATAGGTAAACCTTAAAGACATAAATTCCAACCTTACATCTCAATATACCAGAGTTGGATTCCTAAAAATTTATTCACAAATCTTAATCCAATCATTTATCTTGTAGTAATATTAATTTATAGAGGTAATCCCGAAAGATACATTGATTCTGACATAATGCAAAAATCAATGATTGCAGCCTTAAACCCAGTTTATAACAATAACCATcctaataaaacataaataagagtcctcaataaattaaattaatatacagTACCAGAAAATGTCAGCTGACCATGAGATGTGGAAAAGAAGCATTATCTTCCTGGGAACTATtcagtgtttggttttgtttttaaatgagaaaggaCATTCATTAGAATAGGAATAACTTCCTTGCTGTCAAGAACTCCCTATAGTTCTAAGGTGTTAGCCTCTATAAGGCTTCTTTGGTTACACAtggttaaaaattatttgtgaagTTCTCTGcctttcacttaaaatgaatGTATACCTTTTCATAAAGGCtctttgtaagttttttttccccttttattcctCTTAAGAGGAACAAAATAGTAGTCCTGAGCTGAGGTTTTCCTGAAAGCTTGCAAAAGTTCAGATAAGAAAATATAGACAGAATCTAAAGAAAGACAAATTCAGATCTTAAAACCAGGAAGGCAAAATACAAGAAGCAGACTGATCAGAAGAGAATTTCTCTTAGCAAAATGGCTAAAAGATGATCATAAAAGGATCAGTGAGCAGGTAGTTGCTTCTCACATAAAATGGAAGATATCCTGGAAATATCAATAGTGTAGAAAGAAATGTGCAGCATTTCGTCATCTTGTAACAGCACTTAAATGTTCAAACATCTTAGCTTTTGTTCTTATTATAAGTTGAAATTCAAGTAAAAAGATGTCACGCATTTCCCATTGGCttgtacaaaagaatgaaaactgttTTCCCCTTGaacttgaaaagacatctttaaAATCAACATGAAAATCTTCACAAGTATGACCCCTTTCTCCTTAACAGAAGATGTTAAGTAACAGAgcttaatataaatattaaataattaagttaaaagaaatagttcatataaataaataaatatgatcaATAGGCTTCTACAGTTCAGTTGAACGTTCTTTTAGTAGTACTGTGGGGTTGATATCATCTAGTCCAGAGTGGGAAGAACTTGCATTAATGGTGACTGTTTTGGTGAGCTGTGGATCTTGAACACTGAATGAGGTAAAAGGACAGCCTTTCACATTATTGCAGATGAGAGACTGAATTGAGGCAGTGTTGATGATTTTAAAACCTACTTCTCCACCAAAAGTGCTGGGCTTCCAGTACTCAGGAGAACATATAGGATTACCCATCAGTCCTTTCAAGGAGAATGGTGCTCCAGCTTCTACCATGGTCTCCCCAAAGATGGCATCTGGACGAGGCTTTTCTACCAGAAGGGCAGGATACAGTTCCATGACATCAATGTCACCATAGAGAGCTTCTAACTCTGCAGCCATTTCCTTCTCTCCTGTGAAGGTGACATTGACAGAGATACAGTGTAAAACTTTTACGAagtcaaaaaaataattttacccCTTTGCTCAATTTGCTTTCAACTACTCTGTTGTTTCCATTTGTCCCTGATTCTTTTAAGAAGTTTAGAAACTTTCTCACCTGTAAGTTCTTCAAATGATTCATAGGGCTTCAGTAGAAATCGTTTGCGGTACTCATTAAAAGACTGGTATTTCATCTCTCTGCTCTGGTCGATTGAGGCCTTTGCTACTGTCTGTACTGCAGCTGGCAGATTCCTACCACCAGCAACCTGTGGAAAATGAATTAAATTGTAGAATATGAGTTTTAAGCATATTTATGATTTCCACTCTAAGAACATCCCTTGGGTACGAGGTAGGTAAGACTGAGGCTCCCCGCTCACAAATTATTCAAGTGTGAAGTATTTATAGAATATCTCTATAATCTAGATGTTAATGGTAACATTATATTATAATCTAGCTTATGTCTTAGACTTCTTAtttcaaggagaaaattttactagcACATTACTCTTTTAGtaagtttaagaaaaataatttctgttgcagtcctttgttttgttttgtttttcaataataATGCTTACCCTTCCAGCAATTTGCCTGCTGAATGATTCAACAAACTGGGTTACACCATGTTCTAGTAAGATAGAGTTGTTGTAGATAAACTGCTGATAGTTGTACTCTTGGTCACCAATCTGAAAGCTGTCAGGCAGAAGGGGAtgccagtggtagagtgtgttaAATTCAGCAGCAATACGGTTTTGGTACTGGAATTGTTGGTTGAAAAGTAGCTCTGGGTCAAACTTCAGTTTGAAGTGATAGCCACTCAAGTGCTGCACATAGTCTTCAATCACAAtcttaatagtttctcctgtggGCACGCACACAAAATTGAGAACATGAATTCTTTCTGCTCACAAACTGTCAAGCCACACTGAAGTGCAGTTTTATTAATTAGCCATTCCTTCACTttctatgttttcctttttatcatcAAAACAAAAGGTAGATATATCACCACTCAAGCTCAAGGATCAAATTAATACGGAGCACATGATCTTACATTCACTATGTTCCTCAGAATTAGAGAAAACCTAGCAAAGAGAGTTTTGTTTAAATgattttctcttcttgctttACCTATCAGTATGAGCCTGCTCGTCTGGAACAACCGCTCATCATCCCATTCTGGATGCTCCTGCTTAAGCACATCACACACTCTATTGTGTTCCCGCAGCCAGATTGTGGCGTACATCATCAGACCAGGCACCAGACCAAAGAGCTCCTGCCCCACAGCAAACTGCAGGTGTTCAGGAACATGAGGAGGGTAGATCATCTTGACCTGAGTATCTTTGACTGTTGGAGGATACACCTCTCCACCAATTAcctaaaaaaaaacagtaataaaaaagaggTAAGAAACAAATTTCAATCATTAGAGATTTTGAATATTGGTAGGTGGTGAGTCATAACTAATTCTTAACATTTAAATGGAACAAACctgatatttcatttttccaTCCTTGAAAAGACGTAATTTATGCTGTCTCTCCAAAGATTCACCATAAACATGATTTAAGTCCACCTAGAAGATAATGGAAAAATTTCAATTTGTTGTTTTGAAGTTGTTCTTATATAAAATGTCTATGATGTATTTATCACTAAATAATTTGATGAgtttactttaattaaaagttttcaacaacacacatttttttcatagccacaataataaattttaacttACTTATCCACTGAAGCTACAAACCTATATATGTCTCCAACGTTTAAAGGTATTATTGTCTCATATGGAACCTACATCATATGCTTCACTATAATTATGTggtattctttttaaaagcatcataaaatgtattattgataaaaactctaattaaTAAGTTAAAGCTATATCATTGAAATCCAAGAGATAATAATGCTGCAAAAATCTCATCTTATAATAAAGCAAGATAATCAGGGTGTAAATGTTTTTGAATGTAACTTTTTGCAGTGccaatattttaaactaaaagtaTGAGCCAAATTGCAAATAATATCTTTATAtatgtcagtgtgtgtgtgtgtgtgtgtatgtatatttttactaAACTAgtgaattaaaatggaaattctgtTAAGGCTTTTATAGgtaggacatttttaaaaagagggtcAATTATTTGGTATGGCAAATATATACATGGCCTTAGTGTTAACACTTCACTATGATTTAGTATAATTCTGATTTAACTCTGTCTTACCCCATGGTTCAGTCCTTTGGTGAAAGCTGGTCCTCGCTTATGatctgtcttgaaaaactgatgGGTGAAGTGCTGGGCAAAGAATGCAAACATCATATTTGTACCCTGGGGGTCAGGGATGAACTTTCTTCTCAGAAGTAATTTTTCCACAACTTCTTTTGAATCAGGAAGCTCTTTCCTCCCTGAAAAATGAGAAAGCCAAGAGAAATACAATTGTGAACAGAGTCATAATATAAATGGAAGTTCAAAGATACAAGGGACAACTTCTTACTGAATACTTTTCTTTAACTAGTACTAACTCGGTTTtaatgaaagaatttgaaaacatcATGACATTACACCAAAATGCCCATTCACTTTCATGGAATTGTTTTACATAGATTCATACTTTCAAAAGACTCTCCTATGAGATATTCATATGTTTTTATTAACAAATAAATGATAGTTTAGGGTCTAATTTTCTAGGTAGCAATCCAATCCCAGAATCCAATGAATATATCTCTAACTGCTTCCTCTCACTCACCTTTCACACCCATGGGTGTTGGGCAGTCGTCAGCCACAGGAGGAAGAGCTCTTGTATAATAGGAGAGATTAGAAAAGGCTTCCCAGCTTTTATAGCCATAGTGTGCATTGTAAGTTGGTGGGCTGTCAATCAGATGTGATCTTGCTGAAATTTCCAAGGGggggaagaaaaccaaaaaaatcccATTGTTATTTGTTTCCATACACAAGGTaaatcaatgtttatttttattgtaaagtGTGCAAAGTGGCGCATTTAATTTGCCAGAGAATGAATTTAATTCCAAGAAAGATCctctattttaaaacaattatactTTAAAGCCTAAGTGCCACCTGTACTCGAAAAGGAAAGAATGATTCATTAAAATGCATCTTTGATAAAGTATACATACTTTATCAGAAGGCATTACAGTCTACCATCTTGATTTTTCAAATAGGCATGCACTTACAATTCAAGAGGCCTATGAGAAGAACCTCTGGGCTTGGCACTcactttagaaataaaaagttattttcttgcTGACCCCAATCCAAATTATCCACTTATTTTAATGAGTGCAATTCTGTGGCCCTTGGGCATTCAGTAAACAACTGGATCACACTTCCTTCACAAATTGGTAAGAAAAGTGAAGGTTAGAAGAGGTATGCAGGATTTTTAAGTAGAATTCTGACCATGAGACAGAACTTTATAAACTGGAAGGGCCTGAGTTGTCAGTACTTTTGGCCAGTAAGGCAAACCAAAAAGGCGTATTTAAATGTTTTGGATTtggtttaaaaatctaaagtttTATCAAGTACATTTTTCTTTGAGGCAGCTGAAAACCCTAGAGATTTGTACTTACATATCAACACATATTTCATAATCATATTTCGCAGGAAGGAAATGTTATTGACAATGTTCCAGATTCCCTTGAAATGGGTAAGTATGTAGTGCACTGTGTTTGGAGTCGGTTTcaggaataattttatttttgtcagaaATTCGGCTGAAATgagaggggagaaaaggaggcagaaattAACAGGACTCATTACAAGAGACAATTCTGTAAAGTGGTAGCTGTATATATCACCATTCTAAATGAGGGCACTGAATGGACAAACTTACGTGTTGAACAGTTTTCACCATAGAATCCTGTTCGGGTACAGTCACACTTATACTGGTCAAATCCTACGCTCATACATACACCTCGATTCTGGCATGGGTTGGAACAGCAAGGATTTGCTACAATAGAAGTAAGGACAGTAAATAAATCATTCTTCAGTGTCTTAATCTTGATGTAAACATT contains:
- the PTGS2 gene encoding prostaglandin G/H synthase 2, with the protein product MLARALLLCAALALCGAANPCCSNPCQNRGVCMSVGFDQYKCDCTRTGFYGENCSTPEFLTKIKLFLKPTPNTVHYILTHFKGIWNIVNNISFLRNMIMKYVLISRSHLIDSPPTYNAHYGYKSWEAFSNLSYYTRALPPVADDCPTPMGVKGRKELPDSKEVVEKLLLRRKFIPDPQGTNMMFAFFAQHFTHQFFKTDHKRGPAFTKGLNHGVDLNHVYGESLERQHKLRLFKDGKMKYQVIGGEVYPPTVKDTQVKMIYPPHVPEHLQFAVGQELFGLVPGLMMYATIWLREHNRVCDVLKQEHPEWDDERLFQTSRLILIGETIKIVIEDYVQHLSGYHFKLKFDPELLFNQQFQYQNRIAAEFNTLYHWHPLLPDSFQIGDQEYNYQQFIYNNSILLEHGVTQFVESFSRQIAGRVAGGRNLPAAVQTVAKASIDQSREMKYQSFNEYRKRFLLKPYESFEELTGEKEMAAELEALYGDIDVMELYPALLVEKPRPDAIFGETMVEAGAPFSLKGLMGNPICSPEYWKPSTFGGEVGFKIINTASIQSLICNNVKGCPFTSFSVQDPQLTKTVTINASSSHSGLDDINPTVLLKERSTEL